From one Gemmobacter sp. genomic stretch:
- a CDS encoding CaiB/BaiF CoA-transferase family protein yields MNTDRPGQPDDTGSGLRRGPLAGIIVLDITRVVAGPYCAQMLADLGATVIKVENPSDPDYARSFPPFAGDDPKSAFFAQFNRNKQGITLDLKFEEGRALLRALVKKAHVLIENFRPGTMEKLGVGYEVLAQDNPALVYTAISGFGRTGPNSSRPAYDNTGQAAGGLWSMNGYADRPPVRVGTIIGDLSASLYAAFGTLAALREAERTGRGQVVDVSQQDSVLSLTENAVVRYTLENDVAGPLGNDHPFVRPYGQFPCKDGHVFFGGYTDKFWRISCQIFGTPELATDPEIDTMEKRFSDAVYTRRILPILDQWFMPHTKAALEEMAGDRVPLTAVKTIAEVVEDPHIAARDMIVQVPVGGQPVRMFGNPVKLSGLGLPIMTGAPDTGADNAAVYGALLGLDAAEVDRLRAAGVL; encoded by the coding sequence ATGAACACTGACAGACCCGGGCAACCGGATGACACGGGATCGGGCCTGCGGCGCGGCCCGCTTGCCGGCATCATCGTGCTGGACATCACGCGGGTGGTGGCCGGCCCCTATTGCGCGCAGATGCTGGCCGATCTGGGGGCAACGGTGATCAAGGTGGAAAACCCGTCCGATCCCGATTACGCCCGCAGCTTTCCGCCCTTTGCCGGCGACGATCCGAAAAGCGCCTTCTTCGCCCAGTTCAACCGCAACAAGCAGGGCATCACCCTGGACCTCAAGTTCGAGGAAGGCCGCGCCCTGCTGCGGGCGCTGGTGAAAAAGGCGCATGTCCTGATCGAGAATTTCCGCCCCGGCACCATGGAAAAGCTGGGCGTGGGCTATGAGGTGCTGGCACAGGACAACCCCGCGCTGGTCTATACCGCGATCAGCGGGTTCGGCCGCACGGGCCCCAATTCCTCGCGCCCGGCCTATGACAATACCGGGCAGGCGGCGGGCGGCCTGTGGTCGATGAACGGCTATGCCGACCGCCCGCCGGTGCGGGTGGGCACCATCATCGGCGATCTGTCCGCCTCGCTTTATGCCGCTTTCGGCACGCTGGCCGCGCTGCGCGAGGCGGAACGGACGGGCCGGGGCCAGGTGGTGGACGTATCGCAGCAGGATTCGGTGCTGTCGCTGACCGAAAACGCCGTGGTGCGCTATACGCTGGAAAACGACGTGGCGGGGCCGCTGGGCAACGACCACCCCTTTGTGCGGCCCTATGGCCAGTTCCCCTGCAAGGACGGCCATGTGTTCTTTGGCGGCTATACCGACAAGTTCTGGCGCATTTCCTGCCAGATCTTCGGCACGCCGGAACTCGCCACCGACCCCGAGATCGACACAATGGAAAAGCGGTTCTCGGACGCGGTTTACACGCGCCGGATCCTGCCCATTCTGGACCAGTGGTTCATGCCCCATACCAAGGCCGCGCTGGAGGAGATGGCGGGCGACCGCGTGCCGCTGACCGCCGTCAAGACCATTGCCGAGGTGGTCGAAGACCCGCATATCGCCGCGCGCGACATGATCGTGCAGGTGCCGGTCGGCGGGCAGCCGGTGCGCATGTTCGGCAATCCGGTCAAGCTGTCGGGCCTTGGCCTGCCCATCATGACCGGCGCCCCCGACACCGGCGCCGACAATGCCGCCGTCTATGGCGCGCTGCTGGGCCTGGATGCGGCCGAGGTGGACCGGCTGCGCGCGGCGGGGGTGCTGTGA
- a CDS encoding PLP-dependent aminotransferase family protein, translating to MSKVDQIVEHLAADIASGALAAGKRLPSIRRAAEDFGVSKNTIVEAFDRLTSRGVVRAVHGSGFYVVDQGTETSRPPSPPHMSEAVDQVSLLNAQLHQDLQVRIGDGRPPLSWMQDALPQKLSGNFLQRFQGDQTAYGSAWGNVPLREIIVQKYRRDGMAVAIEQVVTTFGANHALDLIIRRYLEPGDTVLVDEPGYYPLFAKLKLAQITAVGVPRTPTGPDVDQLRALARAHRPRMFFTQSRCQNPTGSAMDLPTAHAVLQAATLFGMRIVDNDPFADLPDQPGIPLAALDQFETVIAISTYSKLLSASFRVGYLVAPRQIARELAELKLVTVVNSSRFSEMLTCEMVTNRRYQRHLKKTAQRLAERRADFHARIAAMGLTVFDPAGGGYYSFLQLPRTADEAQIARSALAKGIFLAPGKFFHVSQDSRTPAFRINLTRSDDPRFYSFLKKELTPPGR from the coding sequence AGAACACCATCGTCGAGGCGTTCGACCGCCTGACCTCGCGCGGGGTGGTGCGGGCGGTGCATGGATCGGGGTTCTATGTTGTCGATCAGGGCACCGAGACAAGCCGCCCGCCCAGTCCGCCGCACATGTCCGAAGCGGTGGATCAGGTGTCGTTGCTGAACGCGCAGCTGCATCAGGACTTGCAGGTCCGCATCGGCGACGGCCGCCCGCCGCTGTCCTGGATGCAGGATGCGCTGCCGCAAAAGCTGTCGGGCAACTTCCTGCAACGGTTTCAGGGCGACCAGACCGCCTATGGCAGCGCCTGGGGCAATGTGCCGCTGCGCGAGATCATCGTGCAGAAATACCGCCGCGACGGCATGGCGGTTGCCATCGAACAGGTCGTCACCACCTTTGGCGCGAACCATGCGCTGGACCTGATCATCCGCCGCTATCTGGAACCCGGTGATACGGTTCTGGTGGATGAACCGGGCTATTACCCTTTGTTTGCCAAGCTGAAACTGGCGCAGATCACTGCGGTCGGCGTGCCGCGCACCCCCACCGGCCCCGATGTGGACCAACTGCGCGCGCTGGCCCGCGCACACCGGCCACGGATGTTCTTTACCCAGTCGCGCTGCCAGAACCCCACCGGATCGGCAATGGATCTGCCGACCGCCCATGCCGTGTTGCAGGCCGCCACGCTGTTCGGCATGCGCATCGTCGATAACGATCCCTTTGCCGATCTGCCGGACCAGCCCGGCATTCCGCTTGCGGCGCTGGATCAGTTCGAAACCGTGATCGCCATCTCGACCTATTCCAAGCTGCTGTCGGCCAGCTTCCGCGTCGGCTATCTGGTCGCCCCGCGCCAGATTGCCCGCGAGCTGGCGGAACTGAAGCTGGTCACCGTCGTCAACAGCTCGCGCTTTTCCGAGATGCTGACCTGCGAGATGGTGACGAACCGCCGCTATCAGCGCCACCTGAAGAAAACCGCGCAGCGGCTGGCCGAACGCCGCGCCGATTTTCATGCCCGGATCGCGGCCATGGGACTGACGGTTTTCGATCCTGCGGGGGGCGGCTACTACAGCTTTCTCCAGCTGCCCCGCACCGCTGACGAAGCACAGATCGCCCGAAGCGCGCTGGCCAAAGGCATCTTTCTGGCGCCCGGAAAGTTCTTTCACGTCTCGCAAGACAGCAGGACGCCTGCCTTCCGCATCAACCTGACCCGGTCGGATGACCCGCGGTTCTACAGCTTTCTCAAGAAAGAACTGACGCCTCCGGGCCGGTGA